CTCCCAAGCCTCCTTGCCATTTCCGCCGGCGTCAGCCTCGTCGTCCAGCAGGCGCTGAACGCGAACCTGCGCAACGCGCTGAACTCGGCCGCATGGTCGGGCTTCATGAGCTATCTGGTCGGGATGATCTGCATGGCGGCATTCGCGCTTGCCCTGCGCGACCCCCTGCCCTCGGCGACTGTCGTTGCGCGCATTCCGTGGTGGGCGTGGAGCGGCGGGGCGTTCGGCGCGATCTTCATCGCGCTCGCCATTCTCCTGATCCCGAAACTCGGCGCGGCAACCTTCATCGCCCTCCTCGTCGCCGGGCAAATGCTCTGCTCGCTCGCCTTCGACCATTTCGGCCTGCTCGGCATTCCCGTCCAGCCGGCAAGCCTGATCCGGCTTGCCGGCGCCGCCTTCCTCATTCTCGGCGTCGTCATGATCCGCATG
This genomic interval from Bradyrhizobium sp. NP1 contains the following:
- a CDS encoding DMT family transporter, with product MLKLALPSLLAISAGVSLVVQQALNANLRNALNSAAWSGFMSYLVGMICMAAFALALRDPLPSATVVARIPWWAWSGGAFGAIFIALAILLIPKLGAATFIALLVAGQMLCSLAFDHFGLLGIPVQPASLIRLAGAAFLILGVVMIRM